One stretch of Nicotiana tabacum cultivar K326 chromosome 18, ASM71507v2, whole genome shotgun sequence DNA includes these proteins:
- the LOC142172560 gene encoding uncharacterized protein LOC142172560, with translation MHRQQMQQLLKDNLTKAQERMKYYADKRRIDREFQVGDLVYLKLQPYRQISLALRRNLKLSSKYYGPYKVLARIGKVAYKLDLPHESKVHPVFHISLLKKTMGDRVVVHTTLPLTSEDGKFLVKPVAILQRQLIKRDNSTVVRVLVQWSNLPPKDATWEDYHYINARFLEFDSNH, from the coding sequence ATGCATAGACAACAAATGCAACAGCTGTTAAAGGACAACCTCACTAAAGCACAAGAGAGGATGAAATACTATGCTGACAAAAGGAGAATAGATAGGGAGTTTCAAGTTGGGGATTTGGTCTATTTGAAATTGCAACCCTATAGACAAATATCTCTAGCATTGAGAAGAAACTTGAAGCTGAGCTCTAAGTACTATGGACCCTACAAGGTCCTGGCAAGAATTGGCAAAGTGGCTTACAAACTCGATCTTCCTCATGAATCTAAGGTCCATCCTGTGTTTCATATATCTTTGCTCAAGAAGACGATGGGAGATAGAGTAGTAGTGCATACCACACTACCACTCACTAGCGAGGATGGTAAGTTCTTGGTGAAACCAGTGGCAATCCTGCAGAGGCAGCTTATTAAGAGGGACAACTCTACCGTGGTAAGGGTACTGGTGCAATGGTCAAATCTCCCTCCAAAAGATGCCACTTGGGAGGACTATCACTACATCAATGCAAGGTTTTTAGAATTTGATTCCAATCATTGA